Proteins encoded in a region of the Chryseobacterium piperi genome:
- the ypfJ gene encoding KPN_02809 family neutral zinc metallopeptidase: MKWTDDRGGNVEDRRGSGGGGGMIVGGGLGTLIIAAIVFFLGGDPSSILSSGSMPSQGQTEQRELNANEQKIGEMVDMMSGWNTLTWDKVFKENGMTYVAPKVVLFEDTTRSACGTAQSAMGPFYCPADQKVYMDMSFFNELQQKFGAKVTEFTIAYVLAHEVGHHVQTLLGTTQKVDALRRSGRYSEAEMNRVSVATELQADFYAGVWAKNIDEERQVLEPGDIQSAIDAAQAVGDDNIQKRAQGYVNQESFTHGSSAQRKEWFMKGYNTGDIRQGDTFNQLLK; the protein is encoded by the coding sequence ATGAAATGGACAGACGATAGAGGCGGAAACGTTGAAGACCGAAGAGGCTCCGGAGGGGGCGGAGGAATGATCGTTGGAGGAGGATTAGGAACATTAATTATTGCGGCAATCGTTTTCTTTTTAGGAGGAGACCCGTCCAGCATATTAAGCTCAGGCAGTATGCCGTCGCAAGGCCAGACAGAACAGAGAGAGCTCAATGCCAATGAACAAAAGATTGGCGAAATGGTCGATATGATGAGTGGCTGGAACACCCTTACCTGGGATAAGGTTTTTAAAGAAAATGGAATGACTTATGTTGCCCCTAAAGTTGTTCTTTTTGAAGACACTACGCGTTCTGCCTGTGGTACTGCACAATCGGCAATGGGCCCTTTCTATTGTCCTGCAGACCAGAAAGTCTATATGGACATGAGTTTCTTTAATGAATTACAACAAAAATTCGGTGCTAAAGTAACTGAATTTACCATAGCTTATGTACTCGCCCACGAGGTTGGTCACCACGTACAAACCCTTTTAGGAACAACTCAAAAAGTAGATGCTCTAAGAAGAAGTGGAAGATATTCTGAAGCGGAAATGAACAGAGTTTCTGTCGCTACTGAATTACAGGCTGATTTTTACGCCGGAGTCTGGGCTAAAAATATAGATGAAGAAAGACAGGTTTTGGAACCTGGAGACATTCAATCAGCTATAGATGCTGCCCAGGCAGTAGGAGATGATAACATCCAGAAAAGAGCTCAGGGATATGTTAATCAGGAAAGCTTCACTCATGGTTCTTCAGCCCAACGTAAAGAATGGTTTATGAAAGGTTATAATACCGGTGATATCCGACAGGGAGACACTTTTAATCAGCTTTTGAAATAA
- a CDS encoding GLPGLI family protein, protein MKKLGIITLVLFMQNIFAQANRFVYQVTMKPDAANKSNIKTENAYLDITQDKSLFYSENRVKRDSIMQKTFQSGGAISFNRDQMEGLRSNINYSVEKDKKNQKVYFKDRLGRDTYSYEEDRPLNWKISSETTKIGEYKVQKAETEFAGRKWTAWFTTDLPYQDGPYKFNGLPGLIVKVEDGQGDYSFDLMRNYKVASVAGLNQRGSIIKVKRTDFLKQQEKFKTDPMSFMNQSGGGGRFAQTVVIGGASRGGGNRNPGDMRKRMEERVKEENKKNTNPIELQ, encoded by the coding sequence ATGAAAAAATTAGGTATCATTACTTTAGTTCTGTTTATGCAAAATATTTTTGCACAGGCTAATAGGTTTGTATATCAGGTTACTATGAAGCCTGATGCAGCTAATAAAAGTAACATAAAAACTGAAAATGCATATCTGGATATTACACAGGATAAGTCTCTTTTTTATTCTGAAAACAGAGTAAAAAGAGATTCTATTATGCAGAAAACCTTTCAGAGTGGTGGAGCAATCAGCTTCAATAGAGATCAAATGGAAGGTTTGAGATCTAATATTAATTATTCTGTAGAAAAAGATAAAAAAAATCAAAAAGTTTATTTTAAAGACAGATTAGGAAGAGATACCTATTCTTATGAAGAGGATCGTCCATTGAATTGGAAAATTTCATCTGAAACGACAAAAATAGGAGAGTATAAAGTTCAGAAAGCTGAAACTGAATTTGCAGGAAGAAAATGGACGGCATGGTTTACTACTGATCTGCCATATCAGGATGGGCCGTATAAATTTAATGGCCTTCCAGGATTGATTGTAAAAGTGGAAGATGGCCAGGGAGACTATTCTTTTGATTTGATGAGAAATTATAAAGTTGCTTCTGTAGCTGGTTTAAATCAGAGAGGAAGTATTATCAAAGTGAAAAGAACTGATTTTTTGAAGCAGCAGGAAAAATTTAAAACAGACCCTATGTCTTTCATGAATCAAAGTGGAGGAGGTGGCCGTTTTGCACAGACGGTAGTTATCGGAGGAGCAAGCAGAGGTGGAGGAAACCGGAACCCTGGTGATATGAGAAAGAGGATGGAAGAAAGGGTAAAAGAGGAGAATAAGAAAAATACGAATCCAATCGAATTGCAATAA
- a CDS encoding GLPGLI family protein: MKKKLSVFFVFFLLTMSYGQTVRYIYETSINPDSINLVSLKTERTFLDVKGNRSLFISEHKLIKDSLLTTFKLQAKDDRKKDNKDFIKTGLEKKMELSFFEYFITKNIPEKKIYYYDRVGGRQIYYLEDRPIKWEITNVTENQNGYSAQKAVTSFGGRTWTAWFAKDIPVSDGPYKFGGLPGLIVKLEDERGDYKFDLAKKVIIQNSYEEKISPEAKESTRINFTGDKAAIELELNGNRKTAMLGNERGDMGSGGGRRGGGMKGGGRGAGGQGMPRRGMGGESMPMSNPISNQGNFSFKNNTIQNPIELNK, from the coding sequence ATGAAAAAGAAATTATCTGTCTTTTTTGTATTCTTTTTACTAACAATGTCCTATGGACAGACGGTAAGATATATTTATGAAACTTCTATTAACCCGGATTCTATTAATCTTGTAAGCCTGAAGACTGAAAGAACATTTCTGGATGTTAAAGGAAACCGGTCTTTATTTATCAGTGAACATAAATTGATAAAAGATTCTTTATTAACCACTTTTAAGTTGCAGGCAAAGGATGATCGGAAAAAAGATAATAAAGATTTTATAAAAACAGGACTGGAAAAAAAGATGGAGCTTTCTTTTTTTGAATACTTTATTACTAAAAATATCCCTGAGAAGAAAATATATTACTACGACAGAGTAGGCGGGAGGCAAATTTATTATCTGGAAGATCGGCCTATAAAGTGGGAAATAACAAATGTTACCGAGAATCAGAACGGTTATTCTGCTCAAAAGGCAGTTACCAGTTTTGGAGGAAGGACATGGACTGCATGGTTTGCAAAAGATATTCCTGTTTCAGACGGACCATATAAATTCGGTGGATTACCAGGGCTGATTGTAAAACTGGAAGATGAGAGAGGGGATTATAAGTTTGATCTTGCCAAGAAAGTTATCATTCAAAATTCTTATGAAGAAAAAATAAGTCCTGAAGCTAAAGAAAGTACCAGAATTAATTTTACAGGTGACAAAGCAGCCATAGAGTTGGAACTAAACGGAAACAGAAAAACAGCTATGCTGGGTAATGAGAGAGGAGATATGGGCTCGGGCGGAGGAAGACGAGGTGGAGGAATGAAAGGTGGAGGTCGTGGTGCCGGGGGCCAAGGAATGCCTCGCAGAGGAATGGGAGGTGAGTCTATGCCAATGTCAAATCCGATCAGTAATCAGGGGAATTTCTCTTTCAAGAATAATACGATCCAAAATCCAATTGAATTAAATAAATAA
- a CDS encoding HesB/IscA family protein encodes MITVSDQAKAKAIQLMTEEGFNPAEDYIRVGVKSGGCSGLEYVLKFDNQKAETDQIIVDNDVKIVVDKKSILYLAGTILEYSGGLNGKGFVFNNPNASRTCGCGESFSL; translated from the coding sequence ATGATAACAGTATCAGATCAAGCGAAGGCAAAAGCTATCCAACTTATGACGGAGGAAGGCTTTAACCCTGCTGAAGATTATATAAGAGTGGGGGTGAAAAGTGGAGGGTGCTCTGGTTTGGAGTATGTTTTAAAATTTGACAACCAAAAAGCAGAAACAGATCAAATTATTGTAGACAATGATGTGAAAATTGTTGTAGACAAAAAATCTATCCTCTATTTAGCGGGTACAATTCTTGAATATTCAGGAGGTTTGAACGGAAAAGGGTTTGTTTTTAACAATCCTAATGCATCCAGAACATGTGGTTGTGGAGAGAGTTTTTCTCTATAG
- the sufB gene encoding Fe-S cluster assembly protein SufB: MSKYTEDDLRVDLENKKYEFGWETKIDYEDFPTGLNEDIVRAISAKKEEPEWMTEWRLESFRIWLKMTEPTWANIKYEKPDFQAIKYYAAPKAKPELESLDEVDPELLKTFAKLGINIEEQKRLSGVAVDIVIDSVSVKTTFQETLMEKGIIFCSISEAIKNHPDLVRKHLGKVVPRGDNFYAALNSAVFSDGSFCYIPKGVRCPMELSTYFRINQAGTGQFERTLVIADEGSYVSYLEGCTAPSRDENQLHAAVVELIAMDNAEIKYSTVQNWYPGNEEGKGGVFNFVTKRGLCERNAKISWTQVETGSAVTWKYPSCILKGDNSIGEFYSIAVTNNHQYADTGTKMIHIGKNTKSTIISKGISAGKSQNSYRGLVKVMPSAKGARNFSQCDSLLMGNECGAHTFPYIEIKDPTAQLEHEATTSKIGEDQIFYCNQRGIDTERAIALIVNGFSKEVLNKLPMEFAIEAQKLLEISLEGSVG, encoded by the coding sequence ATGAGTAAATATACAGAAGACGATTTACGCGTCGATTTAGAAAATAAAAAATACGAATTCGGCTGGGAAACAAAGATCGATTATGAAGATTTCCCAACAGGCTTGAACGAAGATATCGTTCGGGCTATTTCTGCTAAGAAAGAAGAGCCAGAATGGATGACAGAATGGCGTTTGGAATCTTTCAGAATCTGGTTAAAGATGACTGAACCTACATGGGCAAACATCAAATATGAAAAGCCCGATTTCCAGGCTATTAAATATTATGCAGCTCCAAAGGCTAAACCTGAGTTAGAAAGTTTAGATGAGGTAGATCCTGAATTGCTGAAAACTTTTGCAAAATTAGGAATCAACATCGAAGAACAGAAAAGACTTTCAGGGGTAGCAGTAGACATCGTGATAGATTCCGTTTCCGTGAAAACAACTTTTCAGGAAACTTTAATGGAAAAAGGAATTATTTTCTGTTCTATTTCGGAAGCTATTAAAAACCATCCGGATCTGGTAAGAAAACATCTGGGGAAAGTAGTTCCCCGAGGAGATAATTTTTACGCAGCCCTAAACTCCGCAGTATTCTCTGACGGAAGTTTCTGTTATATTCCTAAAGGTGTTCGTTGCCCTATGGAACTTTCTACTTATTTCCGTATCAACCAGGCAGGAACAGGTCAGTTTGAGAGAACACTTGTGATTGCTGATGAAGGAAGTTACGTTTCATATCTTGAAGGATGTACAGCTCCATCGAGAGATGAAAATCAGCTTCATGCAGCTGTTGTAGAATTAATTGCAATGGACAATGCAGAAATTAAGTATTCCACAGTACAAAACTGGTATCCCGGTAATGAAGAAGGAAAAGGAGGAGTATTCAACTTTGTAACCAAAAGAGGTCTTTGCGAAAGAAACGCAAAAATTTCCTGGACTCAAGTTGAAACAGGATCTGCTGTAACCTGGAAATATCCATCTTGTATTCTGAAAGGAGATAATTCTATTGGTGAGTTCTACTCTATTGCAGTGACCAACAATCACCAGTATGCAGATACAGGAACGAAAATGATTCATATCGGTAAAAACACGAAATCTACAATTATTTCAAAAGGAATTTCTGCCGGAAAATCTCAAAACTCATACAGAGGTTTGGTGAAAGTAATGCCTTCTGCAAAAGGAGCAAGAAACTTCTCCCAATGTGATTCCTTATTAATGGGTAATGAATGTGGAGCACATACTTTCCCGTATATCGAAATCAAAGATCCTACTGCACAATTGGAACATGAAGCTACGACTTCAAAAATTGGGGAAGATCAGATTTTCTATTGCAATCAAAGAGGAATCGATACTGAAAGAGCCATTGCATTAATTGTGAACGGTTTCAGTAAAGAAGTTTTAAATAAGCTACCAATGGAATTTGCTATTGAAGCTCAAAAGCTACTTGAAATCTCCCTTGAAGGATCAGTTGGATAA
- the sufC gene encoding Fe-S cluster assembly ATPase SufC — MLNIKNLHAKIEDGAEILKGINLEIKPGEVHAIMGPNGAGKSTLSSVIAGKEDYEITDGEILFEGENIIEDAPEDRAHKGIFLSFQYPVEIPGVSVTNFIKAALNETRKANGLEEMPAKEMLAMIRDKSEKLGIKKDFLSRSLNEGFSGGEKKRNEIFQMMMLNPKLAILDETDSGLDIDALRIVADGVNTFKNEGNAVLLITHYQRLLNYIQPDFVHVLANGKIIKTGDKSLALELEEKGYDWLLN, encoded by the coding sequence ATGTTAAATATTAAAAACTTACACGCCAAAATTGAAGATGGCGCAGAAATATTAAAAGGTATCAATCTAGAAATAAAACCAGGGGAAGTTCATGCGATAATGGGTCCCAATGGAGCCGGTAAATCTACTCTTTCTTCTGTAATTGCAGGAAAGGAAGATTATGAAATTACGGATGGAGAGATTCTTTTCGAAGGAGAAAATATTATTGAAGATGCTCCCGAAGACAGAGCTCACAAAGGGATTTTTCTTTCATTCCAATATCCTGTAGAAATTCCAGGAGTTTCAGTAACTAATTTTATCAAAGCTGCTTTAAACGAAACAAGAAAAGCAAACGGGTTGGAAGAAATGCCGGCAAAAGAAATGCTTGCCATGATCCGTGATAAGTCTGAAAAATTGGGAATTAAAAAAGATTTTCTATCAAGATCTTTAAATGAAGGATTCTCAGGAGGGGAAAAGAAAAGAAATGAAATTTTCCAGATGATGATGCTTAATCCAAAATTAGCGATCCTTGATGAAACAGATTCAGGATTAGATATCGATGCTTTAAGAATCGTTGCTGATGGTGTAAATACCTTTAAAAATGAAGGGAATGCTGTTCTTTTGATTACTCACTATCAAAGATTATTAAATTACATCCAGCCTGATTTTGTACACGTTTTAGCAAACGGAAAAATCATTAAAACCGGAGATAAATCTCTGGCTTTAGAGCTTGAAGAAAAAGGTTACGACTGGCTTCTTAACTAA
- the sufD gene encoding Fe-S cluster assembly protein SufD encodes MALYDQIIDNHGEFLESLRHRFLDDQRRSALQRFENIGFPTKKDEEYKYTNLKEITEKDYNFFPKESHNITKEQLEQLHLGEENFDWIVFVNGKLHKELSKISIENVEFLSFNYALNDEKHKEVFDKYFNTIATKDSAFTSLNLAYCKYGFFLKVPKNVVIERPIHVFYLSQNQEENTFYNTRNLLIVEEGAKVEIIESHHNFDDSYVFTNSVTEIFTYPNAKADWHKLQNDNDTSYLVDSTFARQEKDSLTTVNTFSFGGKLIRNNLDFIHNGQNINSFMNGITIIGKDQLVDHHTAVHHNQPNCESYQNYKGIFKDKAHGVFNGKVFVDKIAQKTNAYQQNNNVLLSEGATIDTKPQLEIFADDVKCSHGCTVGQLNEDALFYLRARGISKKEAQALLLYAFANDAMQNIDIEPLKQKISKLLAEKLEVGIEF; translated from the coding sequence ATGGCTTTATACGATCAAATTATTGACAACCACGGTGAATTTTTGGAGAGTCTTCGTCATCGGTTTTTAGATGACCAGAGAAGATCAGCTCTTCAAAGATTTGAAAACATTGGTTTTCCGACGAAAAAAGACGAAGAATATAAATATACCAACCTTAAAGAAATCACGGAAAAAGATTATAATTTTTTCCCGAAAGAAAGTCATAATATAACCAAAGAGCAGTTAGAACAATTGCACTTAGGTGAGGAGAATTTTGACTGGATTGTTTTCGTTAATGGTAAACTTCATAAAGAGTTATCAAAAATATCTATAGAGAATGTAGAATTCCTATCATTCAATTATGCTTTAAATGATGAGAAGCACAAAGAAGTTTTTGATAAATACTTTAATACAATCGCTACGAAAGATTCTGCTTTTACCAGCTTAAATCTTGCTTACTGCAAATACGGATTCTTCTTGAAAGTTCCTAAAAATGTAGTGATTGAAAGACCTATCCATGTTTTCTATCTTTCACAAAATCAAGAAGAAAACACATTCTACAATACCAGAAATTTACTGATCGTAGAGGAAGGAGCTAAGGTAGAAATCATTGAAAGTCATCATAATTTTGATGACAGTTATGTATTTACTAACTCGGTAACAGAAATTTTCACGTACCCGAATGCGAAAGCAGACTGGCACAAGCTTCAGAATGACAACGATACTTCTTATCTGGTTGACAGCACTTTCGCAAGACAGGAAAAAGACAGCTTAACAACAGTTAATACTTTCTCTTTTGGAGGTAAACTAATAAGAAACAACCTGGACTTCATTCATAACGGGCAAAATATTAACTCGTTCATGAATGGGATCACCATTATCGGGAAAGATCAGTTGGTAGATCACCATACTGCGGTACACCATAACCAGCCAAACTGTGAAAGCTACCAAAACTATAAAGGAATCTTCAAAGATAAAGCTCATGGAGTATTTAACGGAAAGGTTTTCGTTGATAAAATTGCTCAAAAGACCAATGCTTATCAACAAAACAATAACGTTTTATTAAGTGAAGGAGCTACGATTGACACGAAACCTCAATTAGAGATTTTTGCAGATGATGTGAAGTGTTCTCATGGGTGTACGGTAGGTCAGCTGAATGAAGATGCATTGTTCTATTTAAGAGCAAGAGGAATATCTAAAAAAGAAGCTCAGGCTTTATTATTATATGCTTTTGCTAACGATGCCATGCAGAATATTGATATCGAACCTTTAAAGCAGAAAATATCAAAGCTATTGGCTGAAAAATTAGAGGTAGGTATTGAGTTTTAA
- a CDS encoding DUF3078 domain-containing protein: protein MKKFLLLVSISIGIFTNAQDVKKDSVVVDTVKHWSVLGKNSLMINQSAFSNWAGGGANNVGWLAGVNYNITYEKDKDLWENVIVLNYGQNNTSGLGVRKTQDVINVSTNYGRQFSKSWYLSSGASFQSQFAPGYEDGNNPKAKKLSNFMAPGYLNLGMGITYRPHDNLTVTLRPINARWTFVLDKELQVAGTYGLKADGDSSLLQVGFLGTAIYTLKLMENVNLTNTASVFSNYLDRPDRLVLAYGAVLSLKVNKFLSSNITMDVLYDHNQIEKTQLKQTLGIGIAYTLDNGVKRSDRKDSQWWLNKK, encoded by the coding sequence ATGAAGAAGTTTTTATTGCTTGTCAGCATTTCAATCGGGATTTTTACCAATGCACAGGACGTAAAAAAAGATTCAGTAGTTGTAGATACTGTAAAACATTGGTCGGTTTTAGGAAAAAATTCTTTAATGATTAACCAGTCCGCTTTCTCTAATTGGGCAGGAGGTGGGGCAAACAACGTCGGTTGGCTTGCCGGAGTCAATTATAATATTACTTATGAGAAGGATAAAGACCTTTGGGAGAATGTGATTGTTCTGAATTACGGACAAAATAATACGAGCGGATTGGGTGTGAGAAAAACCCAGGACGTTATTAATGTTTCTACCAACTATGGAAGACAGTTTTCCAAAAGCTGGTATCTTTCCAGTGGGGCGAGCTTTCAATCTCAGTTTGCACCAGGATATGAAGATGGTAATAATCCTAAGGCCAAGAAACTTTCTAATTTTATGGCTCCCGGATACCTAAACCTGGGTATGGGGATCACGTACAGACCACATGATAACCTGACGGTCACCTTACGTCCTATCAACGCCCGATGGACATTTGTATTGGATAAAGAGCTTCAGGTTGCAGGAACGTATGGATTGAAAGCTGATGGAGATTCTTCATTATTGCAAGTTGGTTTCTTAGGGACTGCTATTTATACATTAAAGCTGATGGAGAACGTAAATTTAACGAATACGGCTTCTGTGTTCTCTAATTATCTGGATCGCCCGGATCGATTGGTTTTAGCCTATGGAGCGGTACTAAGTTTAAAAGTCAACAAGTTCCTTTCTTCGAATATTACAATGGATGTATTGTATGACCATAATCAGATTGAAAAAACCCAATTAAAGCAAACCCTGGGTATTGGAATTGCCTATACTTTGGATAATGGGGTTAAACGTTCTGACAGAAAAGATAGCCAGTGGTGGCTTAATAAAAAGTAA
- a CDS encoding rhomboid family intramembrane serine protease: MFKNVIPKRAIIYPLLMLAAMWLGYFLQTQGFFKSCFGAIIPLLPEGLLGVITSPLLHGSLDHIIANSIPMAVLMFLLYQFYPLVANKVFILGWLATGLLVWMLPPIDILTGEYMYTCTIGASGVVYVLAFFLFFSGVFRWNMKLLTISLIVVLYYGSLIWGMFPEELFYNLQEPSKISWQAHLSGAVVGSIIAYVFKNIGEKKKKYIWEFPNYYSEKDDKLWQEYKENHPDDFSELPYKKRDDIWDHLDELRKK; the protein is encoded by the coding sequence ATGTTTAAAAATGTAATTCCCAAAAGAGCAATCATATACCCATTGCTAATGCTTGCCGCAATGTGGTTAGGCTACTTTTTACAAACACAGGGCTTTTTTAAAAGTTGCTTTGGAGCGATTATTCCCTTACTCCCTGAGGGATTACTAGGAGTAATCACTTCTCCCCTTTTACACGGAAGCTTAGACCATATCATCGCGAATTCGATCCCTATGGCAGTTCTGATGTTTCTACTGTATCAGTTTTATCCGTTAGTAGCCAATAAGGTTTTTATTCTGGGCTGGTTAGCGACCGGATTATTGGTATGGATGCTTCCACCTATTGATATTCTAACCGGAGAATACATGTATACCTGTACCATCGGTGCGAGTGGTGTCGTTTATGTATTGGCCTTCTTCTTATTTTTCAGCGGTGTATTCCGGTGGAATATGAAACTTCTTACCATATCCCTGATTGTTGTATTGTATTATGGAAGTTTAATTTGGGGAATGTTTCCGGAAGAACTATTTTACAACCTTCAAGAACCGAGTAAAATATCATGGCAGGCTCACCTTTCTGGAGCTGTTGTAGGAAGTATTATTGCTTATGTTTTCAAAAATATTGGCGAGAAAAAGAAAAAATATATCTGGGAATTCCCTAACTATTACAGCGAAAAAGATGATAAGCTGTGGCAGGAATACAAAGAAAATCATCCGGATGATTTTTCAGAACTCCCTTATAAAAAAAGAGATGATATCTGGGATCATCTTGACGAATTAAGAAAGAAATAA
- the dprA gene encoding DNA-processing protein DprA: MISEEHLYAIALRECSLIGDINFTKLIKAFGSAKNVWENAKKEFRKMDGFGRKMVSDIGNPIHLNFAEKEIAFCESNHIRIRLKHHDELPFLLNECEDAPAILYQKGNLKNPSLPISIVGTRNMTSYGRQFIKDFFEETKVYNFISVSGLALGVDREVHDQSIQNEIPTAAILAHGFQTLYPSKNKKLSEKIIEEGGALFTEFNSSRKPDRENFIQRNRIIAGISPVTIVVETAFGGGSISTASFANNYNREVFALPGKITDPYSQGCNHLIFQNKASTISSIKTLILSLGFNQPKEKMEELFPPSPSTVQLSENQNIIYKYISENPQINLDELAEKISLSTHKILPIILELELLGKLKTLSGRQFIAI, encoded by the coding sequence ATGATTTCCGAAGAACATCTTTATGCAATCGCCCTGCGCGAATGCAGCTTAATCGGTGACATCAATTTTACAAAACTCATCAAAGCATTTGGAAGTGCAAAAAATGTCTGGGAAAATGCAAAGAAAGAATTCCGTAAGATGGATGGCTTTGGCCGAAAAATGGTTTCCGATATCGGAAATCCTATTCACCTCAATTTTGCGGAAAAAGAAATAGCTTTTTGTGAAAGCAATCATATTAGGATCAGACTAAAACATCATGATGAATTGCCCTTTCTCCTCAATGAATGTGAAGATGCTCCCGCAATTTTATATCAAAAAGGAAACTTAAAAAATCCCTCACTTCCTATTAGCATTGTTGGTACAAGAAATATGACCAGTTATGGCAGGCAGTTTATAAAAGATTTTTTTGAAGAAACCAAGGTATACAATTTCATATCGGTGAGTGGATTAGCTCTTGGAGTCGACAGAGAAGTTCATGACCAATCCATTCAAAATGAAATTCCTACAGCAGCCATTTTGGCTCACGGCTTCCAGACCTTATATCCTTCAAAAAACAAAAAATTATCAGAAAAAATCATAGAGGAAGGAGGTGCTTTATTCACTGAGTTCAATTCGTCCAGAAAACCTGACAGAGAAAACTTTATCCAAAGAAACAGGATCATTGCCGGAATATCACCTGTTACCATTGTAGTAGAAACAGCTTTTGGAGGGGGCTCTATAAGTACTGCAAGTTTTGCCAACAATTATAACAGAGAGGTATTTGCACTTCCTGGAAAAATTACAGACCCTTATAGCCAAGGATGCAATCATCTGATTTTTCAGAATAAAGCATCAACAATTTCATCGATTAAAACACTTATTTTATCACTTGGTTTTAATCAACCGAAGGAAAAAATGGAAGAACTATTTCCTCCCTCGCCATCTACAGTCCAATTATCTGAAAATCAAAATATAATATATAAATACATCTCCGAAAATCCACAAATCAATTTAGATGAATTAGCAGAGAAAATATCGCTCTCTACCCATAAAATTTTGCCCATAATTTTAGAATTAGAGCTTTTGGGCAAACTAAAAACACTTTCTGGGAGGCAATTTATAGCAATTTGA
- the gdhA gene encoding NADP-specific glutamate dehydrogenase, giving the protein MEQYNIDQKIQEFIAKIEAKNPNEPEFLQAVKEVAVTVIPFIATKKEYTGMKLLERMAEAERIIIFRVPWVDDKGEIQVNRGFRIQMNSAIGPYKGGIRFHPTVNLSVLKFLAFEQVFKNSLTTLPMGGGKGGSDFDPQGKSDMEVMRFCQAFMTELCKHIGPETDVPAGDIGVGSREIGYLFGQYKKVRNEFTGVLTGKGLAYGGSLIRPEATGYGVVYFAEQMLKTIGQTFQDKIVSVSGFGNVAWGVIKKVSELGGKVVTISGPDGYIYDKDGIDGEKIDYLLELRASGNNRAEDYAKKYPSAEFHAGKRPWEVKCDVAIPSATQNELDFEDAKALVGNGVLCVTEAANMPSTLEAINYFLDSKVLFSPGKASNAGGVATSGLEMTQNSIRLNWTSEEVDARLKEIMIGIHKACRDYGKEEDGYVNYVKGANIAGFVKVAEAMLAQGVV; this is encoded by the coding sequence ATGGAACAATATAATATTGACCAGAAAATCCAGGAGTTTATTGCAAAAATTGAGGCAAAAAACCCTAATGAGCCAGAATTTTTACAAGCCGTAAAAGAAGTTGCTGTTACAGTAATTCCATTTATAGCGACCAAGAAAGAATACACAGGAATGAAGCTTCTTGAAAGGATGGCTGAAGCTGAAAGAATCATTATTTTCAGAGTTCCATGGGTTGATGACAAAGGAGAAATCCAGGTAAACAGAGGTTTCAGAATTCAGATGAACTCTGCAATCGGACCATATAAAGGAGGAATTCGTTTCCACCCTACCGTAAACCTTTCTGTTCTTAAATTTTTAGCTTTTGAACAAGTTTTCAAAAACTCATTAACAACCCTTCCAATGGGAGGAGGAAAAGGAGGTTCAGATTTCGATCCACAAGGAAAATCTGATATGGAAGTAATGCGTTTCTGCCAGGCTTTCATGACTGAATTATGTAAGCATATTGGTCCTGAAACTGACGTTCCAGCAGGTGATATCGGGGTAGGATCAAGAGAAATCGGATATCTTTTCGGACAATATAAGAAAGTAAGAAATGAATTTACAGGGGTTCTTACAGGAAAAGGTCTTGCTTATGGAGGTTCACTTATCCGTCCTGAAGCTACAGGATATGGAGTTGTGTATTTCGCGGAGCAAATGCTGAAAACAATCGGACAAACATTCCAGGATAAAATTGTTTCTGTTTCAGGTTTCGGTAACGTAGCTTGGGGAGTAATTAAAAAAGTATCTGAACTAGGAGGAAAAGTAGTAACTATTTCAGGACCTGACGGCTATATTTATGATAAAGATGGTATCGATGGAGAAAAGATCGATTACTTATTAGAATTAAGAGCTTCCGGAAATAACAGAGCTGAAGACTATGCTAAAAAGTATCCTTCTGCTGAATTCCATGCAGGAAAACGTCCTTGGGAAGTAAAATGTGATGTTGCTATTCCATCTGCTACTCAAAATGAATTAGATTTTGAAGATGCTAAGGCATTGGTTGGAAATGGAGTTCTTTGTGTAACTGAAGCAGCGAATATGCCTTCAACATTAGAGGCTATCAACTACTTCCTAGACAGCAAAGTTCTATTCTCTCCTGGTAAAGCTTCCAACGCTGGAGGAGTTGCTACTTCAGGATTAGAAATGACTCAAAACTCAATCCGTTTGAACTGGACTTCTGAAGAGGTAGATGCAAGATTAAAAGAAATCATGATTGGAATTCACAAAGCTTGTAGAGACTATGGAAAAGAAGAAGATGGTTATGTAAACTACGTAAAAGGTGCCAATATTGCCGGATTCGTGAAAGTTGCAGAAGCTATGTTAGCTCAGGGAGTTGTGTAA